CGTGTAGATTCTGGAGCCAAAACTTCTGCTTTACATGCCATCAACATTGCGCCTTTTATAAAAGAAGGAGAAAACTGGGTGAAATTTGATATCAACCCCATACAAAATAATCTCAAAACCATTATTCATTGTGAAGCCAAGCTGATTGACAAACGAATAGTTAAAAGCTCCAGTGGTTTTAGAGAACAACGTTATGTGATTCAAACCAATATCAAAATTGGGAATGACCTATGGGAAATTGAAATGACTTTAACCAATCGGGACTCCATGGGATTTCGAATGTTACTAGGTCGTGAGGCTATGAGTGGTAGGATTTTGGTTGATCCTGAACAGAAATACCTTTTAGGACAAACCTCTGCAGAAAATTTAAAAGATTTATACGCCGATTCTGAGCCGAATAATAAAGGGTTGCGAATTGGTCTTTTAGCCAGTAATCCGGATTTGTATAGTAACAGACGCATAATGGAAGCAGGAGAAATGCGTGGACACCAAATGCATTTTCTAAACATCAAGGAATGTTATATGAAACTCGATGCCGATAAACCCGAGATTCATTATAGAGGTGGGAAAATTTTAGATAATTTTGATGCTATCATCCCTAGAATTCGTCCTAGCATTACTTTTTATGGTTGCGCACTAACCAGACAATTTCAAGCCATGAAAGTATATTGTTTAAATTCGGCTGCAGCCATTACACAATCGAGAGACAAACTATTTTCATTACAATTATTATTGCGAAATGGAATTGATATTCCTACTACAGGTTTTGCCAATTCTCCTTTAGATACCGACGATTTGATAAAAATGGTTGGTGGCCCTCCTTTGATTGTGAAATTATTAGAAGGCACACAAGGAAAGGGAGTCGTTTTAGCAGAAACTAAAAAAGCAGCAGAATCCGTAATTAATGCCTTCAAAAGTTTGAATGCTAACATTTTAGTACAAGAATTTATAAAAGAAGCCGATGGGAAAGATTTGCGTTTATTTGTTGTAGATGGTAAAGTTGTAGCAGCTATCCAAAGAGCCGCAGCTCCTGGGGAGTTCAGAGCCAATATTCATATGGGAGGAACAGCTTCTATTATCAAACCAACAGCAGAAGAAAAACGAATAGCTATTAAAGCTGCAAAAGCCATGGATTTAAAAGTAGCTGGTGTTGACATTATTCGTTCCTCAAAAGGACCTTTGCTATTGGAGGTAAACTCTTCACCAGGATTAGAAGGTATCGAAGGCGCTACCAATAAAGACATTGCAGGCGAAATGATTAAAGCCATTGAAAAGAATTTTAAATTGAAAACAGAAATCAAACCGTTATGAATCCTTATCTCGACATAATACTTCGAAGTATAGCCGTTTATTTTTTTATGGTGATAGCCCTACGTGTATTTGGTAAAAAAGAACTTTCACAACTCAACACAGCGGATATTATTCTGATTTTGTTAATTAGTAATGCCGTTCAAAATGCAATGGTGGGTAATAATTCTTCACTTGAAGGCGGTTTAGTTGCAGCTTTAGTTTTGTTTGTTATCAATTTTATTCTGAAAAAAATCATGTACAACTCAAAAACCATCACGCAATTGGTACAAGACAAACCTGAAATTTTAATTCATGATGGCATTATTGATTTTAAAGCTTTAGCTAAATTAGAAATTACTTCACAAGAATTAGAAGAAGTTATTCGGGAACATGGTGTAGAATATTTTAAAGATGTAAAATTAGCCATGATGGAAATTGACGGAAACATTAGTGTAATTTCGGGAGATAAAACATTGAAACAAACCCATCACAAAAGAAAAATTCATAAAACATTGGGAGCCTTAAACAATTAGAACATGAACAAAACTAGACTAGAAGCATTTAGCGATGGCGTTTTAGCTATTATTATTACCATAATGGTATTAGAGTTCAAACTTCCTGAAGGGGCTTCTTGTGCAGCTTTAAAACCTTTATTGCCTAAGTTTTTAAGTTACATCTTAAGTTTTATTTACGTTGGCATTTATTGGAATAACCATCATCATATGATGCACACGGTAAAACAAGTAAATGGTAAAATCCTTTGGGCAAATTTGCATTTGCTATTTTGGTTATCCCTAATTCCATTTGCTACAGCCTGGAATGGAGAGAATCACTTTGCTCCTTTTCCAATGATGTTATATGGTATAATACTTTTGATGAATGGAATAGCTTATTATATTTTACAAAGTCTAATTCTGAAAAAACATGGTAAAGATTCGCTATTATCAAAAGCTTTAGGGTCAGATATTAAAGGAAAATCATCCCCTATTCTATACGTCATTGCAGTATTGTTTGCCAATTATTATCCTGCTATCTCTGGAGGAATATACATTTTTGTGGCCTTGATGTGGCTAGTGCCTGATAAACGAATTGAACGGATTTTTGATAACCAAAACCAATAATTATGAACTTACTTTCCCAACTTATCATTATATATACTGCAGCCTTGCACGTCTATATTCTTTGGCTCGAAATGTTTGCGTGGACTACTTATGGCAAAAAGGTTTTTAAAACCATACCCGAAGACCAATTTGAAAAGACAAAAGTAATGGCCGCTAACCAAGGATTGTACAATGGCTTCCTTGCCGCTGGTTTGATTTGGTCGCTATTTATTACTGATGTTACTTGGAGTAAATACATCGCTATCTTTTTCTTAGCTTGTGTACTAGTAGCTGGAGTTTATGGAGCTATGACCGCTTCTAAAAGAATCTTCTTTGTTCAAGCAGTTCCTGCTATTTTAGGCTTGTTAAGTTTTATGTTGCATTTGAATTAAATACCTTAATTATCCCAATAAGTTTAGCCTAATTCTATGAATTATATAAATTATTTATTTTTTTCTATAACCCAAAACGGCTGTTATTTGGTGAACTTTGAATAAAAGACAAAATGCCATCAAAAAACACTGAAACCTGTGATAAGAAAAGCCATAATGGTTTACCAAAATCACAAGCTCACGTCATACTCGAAATTGTAGAGTACGTTCCCGATACTATCGTTTGTAAAACTATTATAAAGAATAGCGGTGGAAAATTATCAGTTGTGGCTTATGATAAAAAAGAAAGGTTTTGTGAAGCAACAGCATTATATGATACCTACGTCCAAATCATTGATGGTAAAGCAGAAGTGACTATAGGCAATAAAGATTGGAAACTCACTTTGGGTGAAGGCATGATAATTCCAGTAAACACCGTCCATTGTTTCAAAGCTAATAGTGAATTCAAAATGATAACCACTATAATAAAAGCCTAGTTATTAAAGATTACTAGTCCTCTATCTCCACCATAAAGCTATTCAAAAATGCTACCGAGTTTTCAATATCGTAATGCAAAATCCTATCTTCTTTCACTAAAGAAACTTCTTCGCGATAGGATTTTAAAAACATCTCTATAAATTCACTCGATTGTAACGGATTCCTAAAAGCAATAGCCTGAGAAGCATTCATCAATTCTATGGCCAAAATTCGTTCTAGATTTTCCATAACCTTAAGGCATTTCGTAGCAGCATTGGCCCCCATACTCACATGATCTTCTTGTCCGTTACTCGAAACAATACTATCCACACTGGCTGGAGTAGCCAATTGTTTATTTTGACTGGCAATACTCGCTGCTGTGTATTGTGGAATCATAAATCCAGAATTCAATCCAGGATTATCTACTAAGAACGCAGGTAAACCACGTAACCCAGAAATTAATTGGTAGGTTCTTCTTTCAGAAATACTACCTAGTTCTGCTAAAGCGATGGCTAAAAAGTCTAAAGCTAAAGCCAATGGTTGTCCATGGAAATTTCCACCTGATATAATGACATCTTCCCCAATAAAAATATTAGGATTATCGGTAACCGAGTTGATTTCGGTTTTGAAAACTTTTTTTACATAATCAATGGTATCCTTTGAAGCACCATGCACTTGTGGAATACAACGGAAAGAATAAGGATCCTGAACATGTGCTTTAGGTTGAGCAATAATTTGACTTCCTTCTAGCAATTGTTTCATTCTCCTAGCGGTTACAATTTGCCCTTTATGAGGACGAACCATATGAATCAATTCATCAAAAGGTTCTATTCTACCATCAAATCCTTCCAAAGAAATAGCGGCAATTACATCAGCAAAATAAGAATATTTCATCGCTTTCAATAAAATATAACTTCCATACGAACTCATAAATTGTGTGCCGTTAAGCAAGGCTAATCCTTCTTTCGATTGCAATACAATCGGCTCCCAACCCATCTTTTCCATGACCTTTTTGGCCGGTTGACGAAATCCATCATAATAGACTTCTCCTTCTCCTAATAAGGGCAATGACAAATGAGCCAAAGGTGCTAAATCGCCACTAGCCCCAAGTGACCCTTGTGTATAAATTACAGGAAGAATATCATAATTGTAAAAATCTACCAAACGCTCTACTGTAACCAACTGTACACCCGAATGTCCATAACTCAAGGATTGAATTTTCAGCAACAACATAATCTTGACAATCTCACCAGGAACTTCATCGCCAGTACCACAAGCATGCGACTTTACAAGATTTTCCTGTAATTGTGATAAGTTTTCATTGGAAATTTTAACATTACACAACGACCCAAAACCAGTATTAATGCCATAAATAGGCTTATCATTAGTTGCCATTTTTTTATCTAAATAATCACGGCACTTTTGAATGTTGACTTTGGCTTCTTCCGAAAGAGAAAGTGTTTTATGCTGAGAGATAATTTCTTGTAACTGCTCTAAACTCAATACTTCCGTACTGATGTAGTGTATGTTTTCCATTGTTTGTGTTCAAATTGTGCTCAAAATTCCATAAACAATCGTTAAAAAACAAGTTTTGTCTCTACTATTTTATTGTAGAATTAGTAACAAAAATGTCTATCTGATAGAAAAAATACCAATATATTTTCTGCATTCCTTTAAAAATAAGATTTTAATAAAAATAACACCAAACCTTTTTTACTACACAAAAAATGCTATTTTTGGGAAACTTATGTGGAAAACTAGCAACATACAATCTTTAACGCCTTCAGCTAATTCTTTAGCGGTTACTACTGTTGCTACAACCACAACAACTACAACCCCATTTGGGGTATAATCATTTCATATAATCCTATGCCTGTTCTTTCCTTGCGAAAGAGAAAAAATAATGACTTTATATTTCCCTAAAAAATAGAACGAATGATAGTATTAAAATTTGGCGGTACCTCAGTAGCCAATGCAGAAAATATTTCAAAAACAATAGCAATTGTTAGCAACAAAAGCAAAGAAGATAAACTAGCTGTCGTAGTATCGGCCTTCAGTGGAGTGACTGATTTGCTAATATTGGCAGGAAAAACAGCCTCCTCAAAAGATAAAAGTTACAAAGAGATTATCAGTGATATCGATAAAAAACACAAAGAAGCAATTGACCAATTGATTCCATTAAGTGATCAAAGTGAGATTATCGAAAAAATAAACAGCGAGATTAACCTTTTAAAAACTTTACTTGACGGTTGTTACCTTTTGGGTGAATTATCGAATAGAACGGCTGATATTGTGGCTGGTTTTGGCGAATTGTTATCTTCTCAAATTATTGCGGTAGCATTAAAACAAAAAGTAAGCAATTCCACCTTTAAAGACAGTCGCGAACTAATAAAAACAAATTCCAATTTTGGAAAAGCCAGTGTTGATTTTGATATCACTAATAAACTAATTGCTGATTATTTCAAAAGCAATACCAATCAAGTAGTTTTATTCCCAGGATTTATAGCGTCTTCCTTAGATGGAAATACTACTACTCTAGGAAGAGGAGGTTCTGATTACACAGCAGCCATTATTGCAGCAGCCGTAAAAGCCGATGTTTTAGAAATTTGGACCGATGTTAACGGAATGTTCACTGCCAATCCGAAAGTGGTAAAACAAGCCCAACCTATTGAAACTATTTCATATCAAGAAGCTATGGAATTGTCTCATTTTGGAGCCAAAGTATTGTATCCGCCAACGATACAACCTGTACTAAAAGACAGCATTCCAATTTTCATCAAAAACACTTTTGAACCTGAAGTATACGGAACGCTAATCTCCAATAATCCAAATGCTTCCGCGAATCCAATTAAAGGAATATCACATATAGATAATATAGCATTACTTACTCTAGAAGGCTCCGGAATGATTGGTGTTGCCGGTTCGTCAAAAAGACTTTTTGAAGTTTTGTCAAACGAAGGTATCAATGTTATTTTTATAACTCAAGCGTCTTCAGAACACTCGATTTGTATCGGGATTTTGAGCTCGGATGCCGATAGAGCCAAAGCAGCCATTGATAAAGCCTTTGAATTAGAAATAGCTCAAGCCAAAATAGACCCAACT
The window above is part of the Flavobacterium sp. N1994 genome. Proteins encoded here:
- a CDS encoding TMEM175 family protein — translated: MNKTRLEAFSDGVLAIIITIMVLEFKLPEGASCAALKPLLPKFLSYILSFIYVGIYWNNHHHMMHTVKQVNGKILWANLHLLFWLSLIPFATAWNGENHFAPFPMMLYGIILLMNGIAYYILQSLILKKHGKDSLLSKALGSDIKGKSSPILYVIAVLFANYYPAISGGIYIFVALMWLVPDKRIERIFDNQNQ
- the rimK gene encoding 30S ribosomal protein S6--L-glutamate ligase; amino-acid sequence: MPQDKIILGSEEWCTFPELGLPAIKARVDSGAKTSALHAINIAPFIKEGENWVKFDINPIQNNLKTIIHCEAKLIDKRIVKSSSGFREQRYVIQTNIKIGNDLWEIEMTLTNRDSMGFRMLLGREAMSGRILVDPEQKYLLGQTSAENLKDLYADSEPNNKGLRIGLLASNPDLYSNRRIMEAGEMRGHQMHFLNIKECYMKLDADKPEIHYRGGKILDNFDAIIPRIRPSITFYGCALTRQFQAMKVYCLNSAAAITQSRDKLFSLQLLLRNGIDIPTTGFANSPLDTDDLIKMVGGPPLIVKLLEGTQGKGVVLAETKKAAESVINAFKSLNANILVQEFIKEADGKDLRLFVVDGKVVAAIQRAAAPGEFRANIHMGGTASIIKPTAEEKRIAIKAAKAMDLKVAGVDIIRSSKGPLLLEVNSSPGLEGIEGATNKDIAGEMIKAIEKNFKLKTEIKPL
- the hutH gene encoding histidine ammonia-lyase, yielding MENIHYISTEVLSLEQLQEIISQHKTLSLSEEAKVNIQKCRDYLDKKMATNDKPIYGINTGFGSLCNVKISNENLSQLQENLVKSHACGTGDEVPGEIVKIMLLLKIQSLSYGHSGVQLVTVERLVDFYNYDILPVIYTQGSLGASGDLAPLAHLSLPLLGEGEVYYDGFRQPAKKVMEKMGWEPIVLQSKEGLALLNGTQFMSSYGSYILLKAMKYSYFADVIAAISLEGFDGRIEPFDELIHMVRPHKGQIVTARRMKQLLEGSQIIAQPKAHVQDPYSFRCIPQVHGASKDTIDYVKKVFKTEINSVTDNPNIFIGEDVIISGGNFHGQPLALALDFLAIALAELGSISERRTYQLISGLRGLPAFLVDNPGLNSGFMIPQYTAASIASQNKQLATPASVDSIVSSNGQEDHVSMGANAATKCLKVMENLERILAIELMNASQAIAFRNPLQSSEFIEMFLKSYREEVSLVKEDRILHYDIENSVAFLNSFMVEIED
- a CDS encoding DUF421 domain-containing protein — its product is MNPYLDIILRSIAVYFFMVIALRVFGKKELSQLNTADIILILLISNAVQNAMVGNNSSLEGGLVAALVLFVINFILKKIMYNSKTITQLVQDKPEILIHDGIIDFKALAKLEITSQELEEVIREHGVEYFKDVKLAMMEIDGNISVISGDKTLKQTHHKRKIHKTLGALNN
- a CDS encoding DUF1304 domain-containing protein, coding for MNLLSQLIIIYTAALHVYILWLEMFAWTTYGKKVFKTIPEDQFEKTKVMAANQGLYNGFLAAGLIWSLFITDVTWSKYIAIFFLACVLVAGVYGAMTASKRIFFVQAVPAILGLLSFMLHLN
- a CDS encoding cupin domain-containing protein, which gives rise to MPSKNTETCDKKSHNGLPKSQAHVILEIVEYVPDTIVCKTIIKNSGGKLSVVAYDKKERFCEATALYDTYVQIIDGKAEVTIGNKDWKLTLGEGMIIPVNTVHCFKANSEFKMITTIIKA